Below is a genomic region from Methanomethylovorans hollandica DSM 15978.
TCTATTGGTAATACAAAATATTATGAATCTGCCACAAGAAGAGGGTATGCACAAATAAGAGTGAATATAAATGAAACACTTGAGTCTGTAGAAGTTCAAGTTGAAATTAATTCCGAGGAACCAAATAGATCCCATTTAATCAATTTTTTTACTGAAGAAATTGAACTGTTTAGATAAAGTGTCTAAGGATTGATAAGAGGTGCCAATGTGAAATATGGTAAAGATGCTAGTTCTGAAAATAGAGAGATTTATATAAGTATTCTAAGTCCTGTCAATGTAGTGTTGAGAAAAGGGTATCAAGATTTGTTACATGAAGATGATTTTAAAAGAATACTACTCTGGAATAAGTTAGAAGAATCAAGGCAGGTTTTAGAAGAAACTACAAGTATTAGTTTGGATGAATATCATCATTTTGAAAATAAAATTGCTTTGGCACGGTTAAAGTTAGCTACTACTTTTCATAATAATAGCGATTTTTCTAATATAACAAAAAATTTTACTGAACATGAATTTGAATTTTTTTTGATAATTGAAGAGTTTCGTATTTTTGATAGTTATTCAATTGAGGAAATTAAAAAAAATATTAAATCTAAAGACAGTAAAATATACGAATCAATCAAGAGCCATGTTGAGAAAATGAAAATTTCTAGCTACAAAATATTTGAGAACTATGAAATAAGAGAATCAATTGCTCACGCCATCAATGATTCTTATAAGGAAAGAACAGAAAAAATAGAGACGGCTTTAGTTGAATATCTATACTAAAAATATCTTGATTTTATTTAATTTATAAATATATGGGTGGGAAGATGGATAAAATGGGTCAAGGAAACAATCGAAATCGGGAACTAGCCGCCTTAGATATTATACAAACCCTCAATATACTGAAAGAGAAATGTTCTACGAATCAGAACGTTTTTTCTATATGCCTTACTCTTGATATACTATCTTCTAAGTTAACCAATAAGACTAGTTTAAAGAATATTGATGTATTAAAAAGTATGTTAGTGTCGACTTATGATGATTCTGATGTTCCAAAAGAATACGATAAAAAAAAGATAGTTGAGGTATGTAATTTCATAGAAGAGACATATAAATCCAATCTCATTCATGAGGTAATTGATAATATTGATAATAAATACAATTCAAACTTCATTGAAGAAAAAGAAATGAAACACAATACCCAGTGTGTAGAGTGTAAAAATACGATAGATTCAGCAAATAGATTACTAATTTGTAAGGACTGTGGCGCACATTTTTGTGAAACATGTGAAACTTGGTTCAGAGGATCGAGAAAAGCTGGTGAATCGCCATTATGTAAAAAATGTTTCAACCCAAATGAAAGTCAAATATCTCAAATTAAAAAAATATTTAATAGGAAGAAACCATTCAGCATTATATTAACTGTAATAATAATGTTGTGTATTATTGGGATTATACTAAATGGTATAGGGTTTTTGCAGATTAATATAAAAGAAAATCAAACACAAAATTTGAGCTCACAGCATGAACTGGTAAATAAGTTCGGAATGCACTTTATATTAGTTCCGAAAGGAAGCTTTTTAATGGGTTCCGAGTTAGATAGCAGCGAAAAGCCAGTCAGAGAGGTCACTTTTACAAAACAATTCTACATCGGCAAATATGAAATTACTCAACAACAATGGACTAATATAACTGGTACTAAAAATCCTTCTTATTTCCAACTACCTAACATTGGACAGATGGAAACTAATAGGCCTGTAGAAAATGTAACATGGAGTATGGCTCAAGAGTTCATTGCTAAATTGAATGAAAAAGATCCAACTCATAAATATCGTTTACCTACCGAGGCAGAATGGGAATATGCTTGTAGAGCTGGAACAAATGAAGAAAACGAATTTGACTTAGCTGATTATGGTTGGTACAAAGAGAATTCAGGTTTTGAAACACATATAGTAGGCAGTAAACTGCCAAATGCTTGGGGTATCTATGATATGCATGGGAATGTAATCGAATGGGTACAAGATAAGTGGCATTGGAATTACGATGGTGCTCCGATCGATGGTAGTGCTTGGGAAGATGGTAATAGTTCCGCTAGGGTAGGAAGGGGTGGGAGCAATAGCTGTGAGTCCATATGGTGTAGGTCGGCTTTTCGTAATGGATACGAACCCAACGTCACCGATGGAAGCTATGGTTTTCGTTTAGTAATGGAAATCTAATAACTAATGATAATATAACCATGCTGATTTCAGCAATGATGTTTAAAATACCTCGCAAAAACTCAAAAAAATACCATCCCAAATTTAACTATATCTACATGAAAAAAAGGCAGAGCGAATGTATATTCGCTCATATGTTAATGTGATATAGTTAACTTAGGTCTCTGTGCAGCATTTGATGCCTCAGAACTGTAGAATGCAATGTAATTTCCGCTTTCTGTCTTTGCCTTGAGGAAGAATCCAGTGTTCTTGTATTTACCACTTACATATTCCTGCACGAGCTGAGTTACATCAAAATCATAGTACTTGTTACCAGGTACTGTTCCAGCTGGGAATGTTATTGATGCGTAAGGTGCAGTACCCTGAGCAACTGCGTTCTTATCATACCAGCTTCCTCCTGCATTGTTCCATGAAGTTCCAGAAATTCTAGAATTCCAGGTCACATACTTTGGATCCCATTCCACTGGTCTGTAGACCTCAACTACAGTGTCAGAAGTACGTGTCTTACCTGCCGGGTAATACCAATAGAGAGACAGAGCTGCTTTGGATATGGTATCTGTGGTTTTGTAGCTGCTCAGATCGAACATCATTACCTCTCTTGCAGTAGATGAACTACGTCCAATATCAAGATAGGTGGTTGTAGAAAGTACAGTGGTTGGAGTATCTGAACGCAATCTGTTGTCATATAGAGGTGCATAAGAAACTGAGCTTACTGGATTACTGACAGTTACCTGCAGTGTGTCTGTAGACTTTTGTCCGGAAGTATCTGTAACTGTAAGTGTTACAATGTAAGTGCCTATAGCCGTGTATGTTTTCGAAGCTGTCTTTGTAGTCGCATCAGCAGTTATGCCATTTGATTGATCAAAGTCCCATGAATAAGAAGTTATACCTTTGTCATCAGTTGAAGCACTGGCATCAAATGTCACAGCTGAACCTACTGTCGCAGTCTTATCGTCACCTGCATTTGCGATTGGCGGGTTATCGACTGAACTACTGACAACTACTTTCATTGTATCCGTAGCTTTCTGTCCAGCAGTGTCTGTGACTGTAAGCGTGACAGTATATGTTCCTGTGCCAGTGTATACGTGGGTAGCTGTGATTCCACTGGCTTCTGAAGCGATACCATTTGATACATCGAAATCCCACGAATAAGATGCAATTCCCTTATCATCAGTAGACAGGCCTGCATCAAAATTAACCATAGAGTTTGTTGTGGCAGTTTTATCAGCCCCTGCATTTGCAACCGGCGGATTATCTACCGCAGTTGATCCTGAAACTGAAGTTACTGTTAACTTTGGCCTCATCGCAGAGTTTGAATATTCTGAGCTATAGAACGCAATGTAATTGCCACCCTCAGTTTTTGCTTTCAGGAAGAAACCTGTGTTCTTGTATTTGCCACTTGCATATTCCTGTACAAGCTGTGTAACATCAAATTCGTAGTATTTGTTATCAGGCATTGAACTACCTGCAAAGGTCATTGATGCATAAGGTGTAGTTCCCTGAGCAATTGCATTTTTATCGAACCAGTTTCCACCTGCAGTGGCCCAGGGAGTGCCAGACATTCTGGAATTCCAGGTCACATATTTTGGGTCCCATTCCACTGGTCTATATATTTCAACGACTGTATCTGATGTACGAGTAGCACCTGCAGGATAATACCAATAGAGTGACAGAGTAGCTTTTGATATTGTGTCGGTTGTTTTATAGCTACTTAGATCGAACATCATCACATCTCTATAACTGGAAGTAGTTTTTCCAATGTCTACATAGGTGGTAGTGGAAAGCACAGTAGTTGGAGATGACTCACGTATTCTATTGTCATATGTCGGCGCATATGTAACTGTGCTTGCTGGTGTTGTTGCAGCACTTACAATTACCTGTACCGTATCCGTAGACTTCTGACCAATTGTATCAGTGACAGTAAGTGTTACAGTGTAAGTTCCAGCTGCAGTATATGTCTTTATAGCACTCACTGTGTTTGATTCGGAAGTTATGCCATTTGATGAATCGAAATCCCATGAATAAGATGCTATGCCCTTATCATCAGTAGACAGGCTTGCATCAAATGTGACAACAGAGCCCGCAACTGCAGTTTTATCGGCTCCTGCATTTGCAACAGGAACAGTATCTGTGGAAGTAGAGCCTGAAGTAGATGTTATAGTTAACTTTGGTTTCATTGCAGCGTTTGAATATTCTGAGCTATAGAACGCAATATAATTGCCGCTTTCTGTTTTTGCCTTTATAAAAAAACCAGTGTTCTTATACTTGCCACTGACATACTCCTGTACAAGCTGAGTGACATCAAAATCATAGTATTTATTGTCAGGAACTTTGCTACCTGCAAATGTCAATGAAGCATATGGTGTAGCACCCTGAGAAACTCCATTTTTATCAAACCAGTTACCTCCTCTGTTTGTCCATGCCACACCTGACATTCTGGAGTTCCATGTCACATATTTCGGATCCCATTCAACTGGCCTGTAAATCTCAACTACAGTATCAGATGCACGAGTAGCACCTGCTGGATAATACCAGTAGAGTGAAAGAGTTGCTTTGGAGATCGTATCTGTTGTCTTGTACTTGCTGAGGTCGAATAGCATTACATCTCTGCAAGTAGCTGATGTCTTTCCAACATCAAGATATGTAGTAGTGGAAAGAACAGAAGTTGCTGATAGATCCCGTAGTCGGTTGTCATAGAGAGGTGTGTAAGAGAGAGTGGTTGGAGTTGCTGCGGGTTTAACAACTACCTGTAATGTGTCTGAGGAAATCTGTCCACTTGTGTCAGTCACAGTAAGTGTGACAGTATAGGTTCCTGCAGTTGTATATGTCTTTGTTGCAGTTATGCCACTTGCTTCGGAAGTTATACCATTTGACTCATCAAAATCCCAAGAATAAGATGTGATACCTATATCGTCAGTTGATGTACTGGCATCGAAAGTTACAGCAGAACCAGTTGTGGTATTCTTATCAGTTCCTGCATTCGCAACTGGTGGGTTATCAACAGAACTTGAAGGGAGATCCGCACGAATAATGTAAAGGTCACCAGCAGCTAGATATACATAATTTCCCGATACTTCAACATCCGTTGAAAAACTTCCAATATCATAAATACCCATAATTTTTGGTGATGATGGATCACTGATATTTATAATCCTAAGACCGCTATACTGCCCGGTGACGTAGACATAATTTCCATCTACAGCAATATCCTGTAAAGTATCCTGTGAATAATCAGTAATGTAGCTGCCTACAAGTGTTGGTGATGAAGGATTATTCACATCCACAATCTCAAGATTATTGTAGCTACCGATATAATTGTTTACAGCTATATAGGCATAATTGTTTGCTATAGCAACATCTTTTACAGAGCCACCAGCAGGGTATATACCAACAAGTTTTGGAGAGGCAGGATTTCTAATATCCACAATTTCAAGATAACCAGAACCACTGTTATAATTATTTACAGCTATGTATGCATAATTACCTTCTATAGCAATGTCTCCTCCAGAACCACCAGCATTAGTATAGCTTCCTACACGTCTTGGTGATGATGGGTTGGTGATGTCAACAATATCAAGATAACCACGGTTAACATCATTGAAGTAAAAGTTATTGGTTACGTATGCATAGTTGCCTGATACTGCAACACCTGTTATATCCAAATCAGTATCATAAGTGCCTATAAGTGTCGGTGATGATGGATTACTTACATCCACAATTTCAAGACCGTCGTCATCGCCTATATATGCATAATTACCTACTATGACGATATCCCATGCAACAGTGCTATAAGTGCTGCTCATAAGCTTTGGAGAGGATAGGTCTTTTATATCTACAATGGAAAGATAATGATTGCTAGCTACGTTATCGTTCAGTAAGTAGGCATAGTTTCCTGATACAGCGACAGAGTGTGCTGAACCATACCTGTTATAATAATTCCCAGCAATAGTTGGAGAGGATGGATTGCTAATGTCAACAATGGAAAAACCAGTATATGCTTCATCATCATCATCACCAATTACATATGCATATTTGCCTGCTACAACAATATGATTATTGGATTCAGCACCAGCACCACTACTGCCTACTATTTCTGGTGATGACGGATTATTGACATCATAAATAAATATGTCACCCCCTCCATTGTAAACTACATATGCATAATTTCCTACTACAGCAATATCAGATGCACTAAGATACTCTTGATAATAACTGCTCTTAAGAGTTGGTGATGATGGATTACTTATATCAACAATTGAAAATCCAGCATTATAATTATTAGAATCAAAGGTAATTAAATACGCGTAATTGCCTGCTACAGTAACCTTCTCTACAGAACCATCAGCATTAGTATAGATGCCCACAAGTCTTGAAGATGATGGAGTTCTGACATCTATAATATCGAGATTATTGCCATTAGTTAAATATACATAATTTCCTGCTACAGCAATATCTCCAATACTGCCAGAAGCATCATAACTGCCTGCAAGCTTTGGTGATGAAGGATTTGTAATATCTATAATCAAAAGAGAACTGCTGTAGCTACTATCTGAATAGATGCTATTGATTATATAGGCATAATTGCCAGATAAAACAACATCTTCTGCATCATCAGTATCATAATTCCCTACTATTTTTGGTGACGTTGGAGTGCTTATATCTACAATAAGAATACCCTTGTCAGAATCGGCAATGTAAGCATAATTTCCCGCTACAGCAATATCTTTGATAGAAGATGGTGTAAGAACCCTACCCACTTCTGATGGATTTGAAACATTAGTAATATCTACTA
It encodes:
- a CDS encoding disaggregatase related repeat-containing protein — protein: MTAGIGSALTITTGDQTVTENSLLSFTVATDDINAIITVDQATLPTGANFASNTFSWAPATGTAAESPYSVIFHAEANGETISKTININVIALDKTALNAAITTANTKVSTAVAGTEIGQYPQSAITTFQTAINTAQTVADSTTATQTQINQAVTTLQAAQTIFDVSRITSIDKAALTASITSADTKIAAAVAGTGIGQYPQTAIDAFRAAIATAQTVAYSTTATQTQVNQALITLQAAEITFDSAIETGVDSATNLKESATGTSWINWTWTNPTTDFSFVMIYIDGTFITTTTGQSYNATGFAEGTVHRIGIQTVDNNGNVNPTTVSDQAVTSTTTDEINIDLVGLFGGYIKYMAVSGNYAYIGEGRTLAVVDITNVSNPSEVGRVLTPSSIKDIAVAGNYAYIADSDKGILIVDISTPTSPKIVGNYDTDDAEDVVLSGNYAYIINSIYSDSSYSSSLLIIDITNPSSPKLAGSYDASGSIGDIAVAGNYVYLTNGNNLDIIDVRTPSSSRLVGIYTNADGSVEKVTVAGNYAYLITFDSNNYNAGFSIVDISNPSSPTLKSSYYQEYLSASDIAVVGNYAYVVYNGGGDIFIYDVNNPSSPEIVGSSGAGAESNNHIVVAGKYAYVIGDDDDEAYTGFSIVDISNPSSPTIAGNYYNRYGSAHSVAVSGNYAYLLNDNVASNHYLSIVDIKDLSSPKLMSSTYSTVAWDIVIVGNYAYIGDDDGLEIVDVSNPSSPTLIGTYDTDLDITGVAVSGNYAYVTNNFYFNDVNRGYLDIVDITNPSSPRRVGSYTNAGGSGGDIAIEGNYAYIAVNNYNSGSGYLEIVDIRNPASPKLVGIYPAGGSVKDVAIANNYAYIAVNNYIGSYNNLEIVDVNNPSSPTLVGSYITDYSQDTLQDIAVDGNYVYVTGQYSGLRIINISDPSSPKIMGIYDIGSFSTDVEVSGNYVYLAAGDLYIIRADLPSSSVDNPPVANAGTDKNTTTGSAVTFDASTSTDDIGITSYSWDFDESNGITSEASGITATKTYTTAGTYTVTLTVTDTSGQISSDTLQVVVKPAATPTTLSYTPLYDNRLRDLSATSVLSTTTYLDVGKTSATCRDVMLFDLSKYKTTDTISKATLSLYWYYPAGATRASDTVVEIYRPVEWDPKYVTWNSRMSGVAWTNRGGNWFDKNGVSQGATPYASLTFAGSKVPDNKYYDFDVTQLVQEYVSGKYKNTGFFIKAKTESGNYIAFYSSEYSNAAMKPKLTITSTSGSTSTDTVPVANAGADKTAVAGSVVTFDASLSTDDKGIASYSWDFDSSNGITSESNTVSAIKTYTAAGTYTVTLTVTDTIGQKSTDTVQVIVSAATTPASTVTYAPTYDNRIRESSPTTVLSTTTYVDIGKTTSSYRDVMMFDLSSYKTTDTISKATLSLYWYYPAGATRTSDTVVEIYRPVEWDPKYVTWNSRMSGTPWATAGGNWFDKNAIAQGTTPYASMTFAGSSMPDNKYYEFDVTQLVQEYASGKYKNTGFFLKAKTEGGNYIAFYSSEYSNSAMRPKLTVTSVSGSTAVDNPPVANAGADKTATTNSMVNFDAGLSTDDKGIASYSWDFDVSNGIASEASGITATHVYTGTGTYTVTLTVTDTAGQKATDTMKVVVSSSVDNPPIANAGDDKTATVGSAVTFDASASTDDKGITSYSWDFDQSNGITADATTKTASKTYTAIGTYIVTLTVTDTSGQKSTDTLQVTVSNPVSSVSYAPLYDNRLRSDTPTTVLSTTTYLDIGRSSSTAREVMMFDLSSYKTTDTISKAALSLYWYYPAGKTRTSDTVVEVYRPVEWDPKYVTWNSRISGTSWNNAGGSWYDKNAVAQGTAPYASITFPAGTVPGNKYYDFDVTQLVQEYVSGKYKNTGFFLKAKTESGNYIAFYSSEASNAAQRPKLTISH
- a CDS encoding formylglycine-generating enzyme family protein; the protein is MDKMGQGNNRNRELAALDIIQTLNILKEKCSTNQNVFSICLTLDILSSKLTNKTSLKNIDVLKSMLVSTYDDSDVPKEYDKKKIVEVCNFIEETYKSNLIHEVIDNIDNKYNSNFIEEKEMKHNTQCVECKNTIDSANRLLICKDCGAHFCETCETWFRGSRKAGESPLCKKCFNPNESQISQIKKIFNRKKPFSIILTVIIMLCIIGIILNGIGFLQINIKENQTQNLSSQHELVNKFGMHFILVPKGSFLMGSELDSSEKPVREVTFTKQFYIGKYEITQQQWTNITGTKNPSYFQLPNIGQMETNRPVENVTWSMAQEFIAKLNEKDPTHKYRLPTEAEWEYACRAGTNEENEFDLADYGWYKENSGFETHIVGSKLPNAWGIYDMHGNVIEWVQDKWHWNYDGAPIDGSAWEDGNSSARVGRGGSNSCESIWCRSAFRNGYEPNVTDGSYGFRLVMEI